One Ascaphus truei isolate aAscTru1 chromosome 9, aAscTru1.hap1, whole genome shotgun sequence genomic region harbors:
- the DYRK3 gene encoding dual specificity tyrosine-phosphorylation-regulated kinase 3 isoform X1, with amino-acid sequence MQQTVWLEYTRYISCTEELRYGDGLYDSYMRLDQTATQDATVEKESPSSLPSIGRLAISGNKFIMKDHQQVKVQQLYEDSGNRRVGAGVLGTDSTFPMLTKEKSSESSGTSKSSDSSTRSSKATYLTPEQAAKQYKHQLSAYELQEISSFTEVYFAGPNAKKRQGVVGGPNNGGYDDDQGGYVHVPHDHLAYRYEVLKIIGKGSFGQVAKVYDHKLHQHLALKMVRNEKRFHRQAAEEIRILEHLKKQDKMGSMNVIHMLESFTFRNHICMTFELLSMNLYELIKRNKFQGFSLQLVRKFAHSILQCLDALHRNKIIHCDLKPENILLKQQGRSGIKVIDFGSSCFEHQRVYTYIQSRFYRAPEVILGSRYGMPIDMWSFGCILVELLSGYPLFPGEDEGDQLACMMELLGAPPPKLLEQAKRAKNFVNSKGYPRYCTVTTLPNGSVVLNGSRSRRGKMRGAPGSKDWVAGLKGCDDALFIDFLKGCLNWDPAARMTPSQALRHQWICKRVPKPPISDKLSGKRIASHTGSFPGIGSKLPPVVGVANKLRATLINDSNGTIPLRTVLPKLVS; translated from the coding sequence ataAGTGGAAATAAATTCATAATGAAGGATCACCAGCAGGTCAAAGTCCAGCAATTATATGAGGACTCTGGCAACCGCAGGGTTGGAGCAGGAGTCTTGGGGACAGACAGCACTTTCCCCATGCTGACCAAAGAGAAGAGCTCAGAGAGCTCAGGCACCTCGAAATCCAGCGACAGCTCCACTAGGTCATCAAAGGCCACGTACCTGACTCCTGAGCAAGCAGCAAAGCAATACAAGCACCAGCTGTCCGCATATGAGCTGCAAGAAATCAGCAGCTTCACAGAGGTCTACTTTGCGGGTCCAAATGCAAAGAAGAGACAAGGGGTTGTTGGGGGTCCTAACAATGGTGGCTACGATGACGACCAAGGAGGGTATGTCCACGTGCCCCATGACCACCTCGCCTACCGCTATGAGGTgctgaagatcatcgggaagggCAGCTTTGGGCAGGTGGCAAAGGTTTACGACCACAAGCTCCACCAGCATTTGGCCCTAAAGATGGTCCGCAATGAGAAGAGGTTCCACCGGCAGGCGGCGGAGGAAATCCGTATCCTGGAGCACCTGAAGAAACAGGACAAAATGGGCAGCATGAATGTAATTCACATGCTGGAGAGCTTCACCTTTCGTAACCACATCTGCATGACCTTCGAGCTGCTGAGCATGAACCTATATGAGCTGATCAAGAGAAATAAGTTCCAGGGCTTCAGCCTGCAGCTGGTTCGCAAATTTGCCCATTCGATCCTGCAGTGCCTAGACGCTCTCCACAGGAACAAGATTATCCACTGCGACCTGAAGCCAGAGAATATCCTCCTCAAGCAGCAGGGGCGTAGCGGTATCAAGGTTATTGACTTCGGATCCAGCTGCTTTGAGCACCAGAGAGTCTACACCTACATACAGTCCCGTTTCTACCGGGCACCCGAGGTCATCCTGGGAAGCCGCTATGGGATGCCCATTGACATGTGGAGTTTTGGCTGCATCCTGGTGGAGCTCCTTTCTGGTTACCCGCTATTTccgggagaggatgagggagacCAGCTGGCGTGCATGATGGAGCTCCTGGGAGCGCCGCCTCCAAAGCTCCTAGAGCAAGCCAAGAGGGCCAAGAACTTTGTCAATTCTAAGGGTTACCCCCGCTACTGTACTGTCACCACACTCCCCAACGGAAGTGTGGTCCTTAACGGTAGCAGGTCGCGCAGGGGAAAGATGCGCGGTGCCCCCGGCAGCAAGGACTGGGTGGCTGGGTTGAAGGGCTGTGATGACGCCCTCTTTATTGACTTTTTAAAAGGTTGTCTGAACTGGGACCCGGCCGCACGCATGACCCCAAGCCAGGCACTGCGGCATCAGTGGATCTGCAAACGGGTACCAAAGCCCCCGATCTCAGACAAGCTCTCAGGGAAAAGGATTGCTAGCCATACCGGCTCCTTCCCTGGGATTGGATCCAAACTGCCCCCCGTAGTGGGTGTGGCCAACAAGCTAAGGGCTACCTTAATAAATGACTCAAATGGGACTATACCACTTCGAACAGTCCTACCGAAGCTGGTCAGCTAA
- the DYRK3 gene encoding dual specificity tyrosine-phosphorylation-regulated kinase 3 isoform X2 encodes MMLLTRKPEGPITAVRYGDGLYDSYMRLDQTATQDATVEKESPSSLPSIGRLAISGNKFIMKDHQQVKVQQLYEDSGNRRVGAGVLGTDSTFPMLTKEKSSESSGTSKSSDSSTRSSKATYLTPEQAAKQYKHQLSAYELQEISSFTEVYFAGPNAKKRQGVVGGPNNGGYDDDQGGYVHVPHDHLAYRYEVLKIIGKGSFGQVAKVYDHKLHQHLALKMVRNEKRFHRQAAEEIRILEHLKKQDKMGSMNVIHMLESFTFRNHICMTFELLSMNLYELIKRNKFQGFSLQLVRKFAHSILQCLDALHRNKIIHCDLKPENILLKQQGRSGIKVIDFGSSCFEHQRVYTYIQSRFYRAPEVILGSRYGMPIDMWSFGCILVELLSGYPLFPGEDEGDQLACMMELLGAPPPKLLEQAKRAKNFVNSKGYPRYCTVTTLPNGSVVLNGSRSRRGKMRGAPGSKDWVAGLKGCDDALFIDFLKGCLNWDPAARMTPSQALRHQWICKRVPKPPISDKLSGKRIASHTGSFPGIGSKLPPVVGVANKLRATLINDSNGTIPLRTVLPKLVS; translated from the coding sequence ataAGTGGAAATAAATTCATAATGAAGGATCACCAGCAGGTCAAAGTCCAGCAATTATATGAGGACTCTGGCAACCGCAGGGTTGGAGCAGGAGTCTTGGGGACAGACAGCACTTTCCCCATGCTGACCAAAGAGAAGAGCTCAGAGAGCTCAGGCACCTCGAAATCCAGCGACAGCTCCACTAGGTCATCAAAGGCCACGTACCTGACTCCTGAGCAAGCAGCAAAGCAATACAAGCACCAGCTGTCCGCATATGAGCTGCAAGAAATCAGCAGCTTCACAGAGGTCTACTTTGCGGGTCCAAATGCAAAGAAGAGACAAGGGGTTGTTGGGGGTCCTAACAATGGTGGCTACGATGACGACCAAGGAGGGTATGTCCACGTGCCCCATGACCACCTCGCCTACCGCTATGAGGTgctgaagatcatcgggaagggCAGCTTTGGGCAGGTGGCAAAGGTTTACGACCACAAGCTCCACCAGCATTTGGCCCTAAAGATGGTCCGCAATGAGAAGAGGTTCCACCGGCAGGCGGCGGAGGAAATCCGTATCCTGGAGCACCTGAAGAAACAGGACAAAATGGGCAGCATGAATGTAATTCACATGCTGGAGAGCTTCACCTTTCGTAACCACATCTGCATGACCTTCGAGCTGCTGAGCATGAACCTATATGAGCTGATCAAGAGAAATAAGTTCCAGGGCTTCAGCCTGCAGCTGGTTCGCAAATTTGCCCATTCGATCCTGCAGTGCCTAGACGCTCTCCACAGGAACAAGATTATCCACTGCGACCTGAAGCCAGAGAATATCCTCCTCAAGCAGCAGGGGCGTAGCGGTATCAAGGTTATTGACTTCGGATCCAGCTGCTTTGAGCACCAGAGAGTCTACACCTACATACAGTCCCGTTTCTACCGGGCACCCGAGGTCATCCTGGGAAGCCGCTATGGGATGCCCATTGACATGTGGAGTTTTGGCTGCATCCTGGTGGAGCTCCTTTCTGGTTACCCGCTATTTccgggagaggatgagggagacCAGCTGGCGTGCATGATGGAGCTCCTGGGAGCGCCGCCTCCAAAGCTCCTAGAGCAAGCCAAGAGGGCCAAGAACTTTGTCAATTCTAAGGGTTACCCCCGCTACTGTACTGTCACCACACTCCCCAACGGAAGTGTGGTCCTTAACGGTAGCAGGTCGCGCAGGGGAAAGATGCGCGGTGCCCCCGGCAGCAAGGACTGGGTGGCTGGGTTGAAGGGCTGTGATGACGCCCTCTTTATTGACTTTTTAAAAGGTTGTCTGAACTGGGACCCGGCCGCACGCATGACCCCAAGCCAGGCACTGCGGCATCAGTGGATCTGCAAACGGGTACCAAAGCCCCCGATCTCAGACAAGCTCTCAGGGAAAAGGATTGCTAGCCATACCGGCTCCTTCCCTGGGATTGGATCCAAACTGCCCCCCGTAGTGGGTGTGGCCAACAAGCTAAGGGCTACCTTAATAAATGACTCAAATGGGACTATACCACTTCGAACAGTCCTACCGAAGCTGGTCAGCTAA
- the DYRK3 gene encoding dual specificity tyrosine-phosphorylation-regulated kinase 3 isoform X3, translating to MKDHQQVKVQQLYEDSGNRRVGAGVLGTDSTFPMLTKEKSSESSGTSKSSDSSTRSSKATYLTPEQAAKQYKHQLSAYELQEISSFTEVYFAGPNAKKRQGVVGGPNNGGYDDDQGGYVHVPHDHLAYRYEVLKIIGKGSFGQVAKVYDHKLHQHLALKMVRNEKRFHRQAAEEIRILEHLKKQDKMGSMNVIHMLESFTFRNHICMTFELLSMNLYELIKRNKFQGFSLQLVRKFAHSILQCLDALHRNKIIHCDLKPENILLKQQGRSGIKVIDFGSSCFEHQRVYTYIQSRFYRAPEVILGSRYGMPIDMWSFGCILVELLSGYPLFPGEDEGDQLACMMELLGAPPPKLLEQAKRAKNFVNSKGYPRYCTVTTLPNGSVVLNGSRSRRGKMRGAPGSKDWVAGLKGCDDALFIDFLKGCLNWDPAARMTPSQALRHQWICKRVPKPPISDKLSGKRIASHTGSFPGIGSKLPPVVGVANKLRATLINDSNGTIPLRTVLPKLVS from the coding sequence ATGAAGGATCACCAGCAGGTCAAAGTCCAGCAATTATATGAGGACTCTGGCAACCGCAGGGTTGGAGCAGGAGTCTTGGGGACAGACAGCACTTTCCCCATGCTGACCAAAGAGAAGAGCTCAGAGAGCTCAGGCACCTCGAAATCCAGCGACAGCTCCACTAGGTCATCAAAGGCCACGTACCTGACTCCTGAGCAAGCAGCAAAGCAATACAAGCACCAGCTGTCCGCATATGAGCTGCAAGAAATCAGCAGCTTCACAGAGGTCTACTTTGCGGGTCCAAATGCAAAGAAGAGACAAGGGGTTGTTGGGGGTCCTAACAATGGTGGCTACGATGACGACCAAGGAGGGTATGTCCACGTGCCCCATGACCACCTCGCCTACCGCTATGAGGTgctgaagatcatcgggaagggCAGCTTTGGGCAGGTGGCAAAGGTTTACGACCACAAGCTCCACCAGCATTTGGCCCTAAAGATGGTCCGCAATGAGAAGAGGTTCCACCGGCAGGCGGCGGAGGAAATCCGTATCCTGGAGCACCTGAAGAAACAGGACAAAATGGGCAGCATGAATGTAATTCACATGCTGGAGAGCTTCACCTTTCGTAACCACATCTGCATGACCTTCGAGCTGCTGAGCATGAACCTATATGAGCTGATCAAGAGAAATAAGTTCCAGGGCTTCAGCCTGCAGCTGGTTCGCAAATTTGCCCATTCGATCCTGCAGTGCCTAGACGCTCTCCACAGGAACAAGATTATCCACTGCGACCTGAAGCCAGAGAATATCCTCCTCAAGCAGCAGGGGCGTAGCGGTATCAAGGTTATTGACTTCGGATCCAGCTGCTTTGAGCACCAGAGAGTCTACACCTACATACAGTCCCGTTTCTACCGGGCACCCGAGGTCATCCTGGGAAGCCGCTATGGGATGCCCATTGACATGTGGAGTTTTGGCTGCATCCTGGTGGAGCTCCTTTCTGGTTACCCGCTATTTccgggagaggatgagggagacCAGCTGGCGTGCATGATGGAGCTCCTGGGAGCGCCGCCTCCAAAGCTCCTAGAGCAAGCCAAGAGGGCCAAGAACTTTGTCAATTCTAAGGGTTACCCCCGCTACTGTACTGTCACCACACTCCCCAACGGAAGTGTGGTCCTTAACGGTAGCAGGTCGCGCAGGGGAAAGATGCGCGGTGCCCCCGGCAGCAAGGACTGGGTGGCTGGGTTGAAGGGCTGTGATGACGCCCTCTTTATTGACTTTTTAAAAGGTTGTCTGAACTGGGACCCGGCCGCACGCATGACCCCAAGCCAGGCACTGCGGCATCAGTGGATCTGCAAACGGGTACCAAAGCCCCCGATCTCAGACAAGCTCTCAGGGAAAAGGATTGCTAGCCATACCGGCTCCTTCCCTGGGATTGGATCCAAACTGCCCCCCGTAGTGGGTGTGGCCAACAAGCTAAGGGCTACCTTAATAAATGACTCAAATGGGACTATACCACTTCGAACAGTCCTACCGAAGCTGGTCAGCTAA